Proteins from a genomic interval of Gadus morhua chromosome 21, gadMor3.0, whole genome shotgun sequence:
- the LOC115534495 gene encoding dentin sialophosphoprotein, producing MTEAVEVRSFTTTMVIDARGGEGSSRAAPKKTFMDHFYATFSSPIAWVLVLALVITWSCVFVIIFDMMDYKTLSGPPPAVRKTLKDTERRGGLTKLGSDPMKAVNDAVEGSSSVLTSIFSFAANLIAPDEDEGNLYAVRKKGEFLPSRSKVVGMQANQRPAIEIVESGEEEEDAAEAGGEEKEEGEEEVDTVAADGGEKEEEQAEVEEEEVEEEEEIEDYYEDEYEDYYDEEEYYDEEEYYDEDEEVDYDEEEELEEEEDGQDEGELKEEEEQVEEEELEEEDGQEAGVLEEEEDGQEAEEEEEKLEEEEDGQEEGELEEEEEEEKEEKLEEAGEMEEEKDGQEEGELEEEEEEEDGQGEGELEEEEEETTAELEQATDTGNHEEDLDEEEEQEEVNDNGDNDDVGVDEEEGGEESAAENTDAAEEEDDGDDDDEEQEEGDVEGVQAEDEEGEESAADDSEAAEVEGDGEYDDDDDEEKEEGDVEGVQAADKEGGEEESAADDSGSAVSVEDNDEDYRQQDEGVEEEEETAKADTDSENESDDVDDFYTALEDHEEEVGTTEQSRVDYYDDDDDDDDETAEEEDDLAEEDKELEEDNDSSSVTPPVPDFKDDDDDDEDDEYETETDEDSPSNGEEDTSDDIPTSDEEQEAAALAVDEQTASDSDVETAPTSTDANSADDDEADGDSDTTDQSLPVSSAEGDEEDSSEDTISVATSDNFADDEDDDEEDPMDEDQLKSGSVDLDVLEVPHTSDIDVELEAEHHSIEDIYGETFWLAESEDSGVLGDDEDGDDDDDDDDDDDFYKIDEESLWETVSSSEDYNDSYKEEEEDEDEELGTIPFEFSIDPEDDKVEDVLGEERLAHSHDDKLDASLFEYQDDLQDDVDINKEEDGFPSDPPAGAAPEDDNKDDEDEDEDEAEADGDVDPVHHDFDDSVLLVQQEAVGSGTGPPEEEDDIEKEGGTEGDDGDKSGEVDAEEIIEDLGETDQPTVTMKTTEETEEKTEREDGADDDDDDDDKAKVNVMKPVGEPEESAAQPEATVCPCMLCSKTTDTAAEAVEKTEPPKKASIGKPRRKVRESRKTEETPKRKAFPRNAELEEKIRRVRKVPGLLRGKKVEKPRTVRKEKEQPKQEVPESGPEVGPCRPSPVYCPTPPGWFVHHVVTDNPYPPPTLTGLPDKLLGQVAPSAPVLTVHPAYQGAPPLYQPQQHQQQPMPHFYPHYHPYMQPQTQPAQPPVDATPPVHQADPAPTVQQADSGPTVQQADSGPTVQQADPAPTVQQADSGPTVKHDSAPIVQQADLAPMVQQADSAQDSAQVQLDAADLPEQAVAAQPQDYDASKNMTIAGAVKKGERKESSVATKAAKMKAKKDAVKKTAASKKEPSFVKRKAKVTVSGKDGGSEVHPIRPRVSTPGAGGNVTVTPRPATQTNTRSKAAIERPKNSKDILLAKSAQTCKAKKGKNSEKVDANGKLKPEPKTEDNTTDKKKTGQRYFQCIYVPGKGAQYPLRPGMSPAMNPAMMSPAIRSMLEQQRAPRAAGQ from the exons TTCGATCGTTCACGACCACAATGGTGATTGACGCTCGGGGTGGGGAGGGCTCCTCACGCGCGGCCCCCAAGAAGACCTTCATGGATCATTTCTACGCCACCTTCAGCTCCCCCATAGCCTGGGTGCTGGTGCTGGCCCTCGTCATCACCTGGTCCTGTGTTTTCGTCATCATCTTTGACATGATGGATTATAAAACACTTTCAG GTCCCCCTCCTGCTGTCAGGAAAACCTTAAAGGATACAGAGCGTAGAG GAGGCCTGACCAAGCTGGGCTCTGACCCCATGAAGGCAGTCAACGACGCAGTAGAAGGTTCCTCCAGCGTTTTGACCTCAATATTCAGCTTTGCTGCTAACCTCATTGCTCCTGATGAGGATgaag GAAATCTATATGCAGTGAGGAAAAAAG GAGAATTTTTACCATCCCGAAGTAAAG TTGTAGGGATGCAAGCTAACCAACGACCAGCAATTGAAATAGTGGAatcaggagaggaagaggaggatgcagctgaagcaggaggagaagaaaaagaagaaggagaggaggaggttgatACCGTAGCTGCTGATGGAGGAGAAAAAGAGGAGGAACAGGCAGAGgttgaagaagaggaggtggaggaagaggaagagatagaAGATTATTACGAGGACGAGTATGAGGATTATTACGACGAGGAGGAGTATTATGATGAGGAGGAGTattatgatgaggatgaggaggtggactatgatgaagaggaagaactggaagaggaggaggatggccaGGATGAGGGAgaactgaaggaggaggaggagcaggtcgAG gaggaagaactagaggaggaggatggacaGGAGGCGGGagtactggaggaggaggaggatggccaggaggcggaggaggaggaggaaaaactggaggaggaggaggatggccaggaggagggagaactggaggaggaggaggaggaggagaaggaggaaaaactggaggaggcaggagaaatggaggaggagaaggatggccaggaggagggagaactggaggaggaggaggaggaggaggatggccagggggagggagaacttgaggaggaagaggaggaaacaaCAGCTGAACTAGAACAGGCCACTGACACTGGCAATCATGAAGAGGACctggatgaagaggaagagcaggaagaggTGAATGACAATGGTGACAATGACGATGTCGGGGTTGAcgaagaggaagggggggaggagtctgCTGCTGAAAACACTGATGctgctgaggaggaggatgatggtgatgatgatgatgaagaacagGAAGAAGGCGATGTAGAAGGAGTTCAGGCAGAAgatgaagagggggaggagtctgcTGCTGACGACTCTGAGGCAGCTGAGGTAGAGGGTGATGGtgaatatgatgatgatgatgatgaagaaaagGAAGAAGGCGATGTAGAAGGAGTTCAGGCAGCAGACAAAGAGGGGGGCGAGGAGGAGTCTGCTGCTGACGACTCTGGGTCTGCTGTTTCCGTGGAAGATAATGATGAAGATTACAGACAACAGGATGAGGgtgtagaggaagaggaggaaacagCCAAAGCAGACACAGATAGTGAAAATGAGagtgatgatgttgatgattttTACACTGCTCTTGAAGACCATGAAGAGGAGGTCGGGACCACTGAACAAAGTAGGGTTGACTActacgacgatgatgatgatgatgatgatgaaacagcagaagaagaagacgaccTTGCAGAAGAGGACAAGGAGTTAGAGGAGGATAACGATTCTTCCTCAGTCACACCCCCGGTTCCTGACTttaaagatgatgatgatgatgatgaggatgatgaataTGAAACAGAAACGGATGaagactccccaagcaatgggGAGGAGGATACCAGTGATGACATTCCAACATCTGATGAAGAGCAGGAAGCAGCTGCCCTTGCCGTGGACGAGCAGACGGCCTCAGACAGCGATGTTGAAACCGCACCGACGTCCACAGACGCTAATTCAGCTGACGATGACGAAGCTGATGGAGACAGTGACACCACAGATcagtctctacctgtctccagTGCGGAGGGGGATGAAGAGGATTCCTCAGAGGACACTATATCTGTCGCTACTTCAGATAATTTTgcagatgatgaggatgatgatgaagaggatccCATGGATGAGGACCAACTCAAGAGCGGATCTGTTGACCTTGACGTTCTTGAAGTTCCCCACACCAGTGATATTGATGTAGAACTTGAAGCAGAGCATCACTCCATTGAAGACATTTACGGGGAAACATTTTGGTTGGCCGAGAGTGAGGACAGCGGAGTACTGGGTGACGATGAGgatggcgatgatgatgatgatgatgatgatgatgatgactttTATAAAATAGATGAAGAATCATTATGGGAGACTGTGTCCAGTTCTGAGGACTACAATGACTCAtacaaagaggaggaggaagatgaggatgaggaactAGGTACCATACCATTTGAGTTCAGCATTGATCCTGAGGATGACAAAGTGGAAGATGTTTTAGGAGAGGAAAGGCTTGCACACTCCCATGATGACAAGCTTGATGCTAGTTTGTTCGAGTACCAGGATGACCTCCAGGATGATGTTGACATCAACAAAGAAGAAGACGGTTTCCCCTCGGACCCTCCGGCCGGAGCTGCGCCAGAAGATGACAACaaagatgatgaggatgaggatgaggatgaggctgAGGCTGATGGTGACGTTGATCCTGTTCACCATGACTTTGATGACTCCGTGCTATTAG TCCAACAGGAAGCAGTAGGAAGTGGGACAGGACCTCCAGAAGAAGAGGATGAcatagagaaggagggaggcacTGAGGGGGACGATGGAGACAAGAGTGGAGAGGTTGATGCAGAGGAGATTATTG AAGATCTAGGAGAGACAGACCAACCTACTGTCACCATGAAAACCACGGAAGAAACTGAAGAGAAAACCGAGAGAGAAGATggggctgatgatgatgatgatgatgatgacaaagCCAAGGTCAATGTCATGAAACCGGTTGGTGAGCCTGAGGAAAGTGCAGCCCAGCCAGAAGCCACAG TGTGCCCCTGCATGCTTTGTTCCAAGACTACGGATACAGCTGCAGAGGCAGTAGAGAAAACAG AGCCGCCAAAAAAAGCTTCTATTGGGAAACCAAGGAGAAAAG TGCGTGAATCCAGGAAGACAGAAGAGACGCCAAAAAGGAAAG CTTTTCCTCGCAATGCAGAGCTAGAGGAGAAGATCAGGAGAGTGAGGAAGGTCCCTGGACTTTTAAGAG GCAAAAAAGTGGAGAAGCCCAGGACCGTGAGGAAAG aaAAAGAACAACCAAAGCAGGAAGTGCCAGAATCTGGACCAGAAG TTGGCCCTTGCCGCCCATCTCCGGTCTACTGCCCCACACCTCCAGGCTGGTTTG TTCATCACGTTGTGACGGACAACCCTtatccccccccaaccctgacAG GCCTGCCGGACAAGTTACTCGGACAAGTGG CCCCATCAGCCCCTGTTCTGACAGTGCATCCTGCCTATCAAGGCGCTCCACCTCTCTACCAAccacagcagcatcagcagcagcctaTGCCACATTTCTACCCGCACTACCACCCATACATGCAGCCCCAGACTCAACCTGCACAACCACCAGTGGACGCTACTCCGCCGGTCCATCAAGCTGACCCAGCCCCAACGGTCCAACAAGCTGACTCAGGCCCAACGGTCCAACAAGCTGACTCAGGCCCAACGGTACAACAAGCTGACCCAGCCCCAACGGTCCAACAAGCTGACTCAGGCCCAACGGTCAAGCATGACTCAGCCCCAATAGTCCAACAAGCCGACCTAGCCCCAATGGTCCAACAGGCTGACTCAGCCCAAGACTCAGCTCAAGTCCAACTTGATGCAGCTGATCTCCCAGAACAGGCTGTGGCAGCCCAGCCTCAAG attATGATGCTTCCAAAAACATGACCATAGCAGGCGCTGTGAAGAAAGGTGAAAGAAAGGAGTCTTCTGTTGCAACCAAAGCAGCCAAAATGAAAGCTAAAAAAG ATGCTGTTAAGAAAACAGCTGCTTCAAAGAAAG aACCATCTTTTGTCAAAAGGAAAGCCAAGGTCACTGTGTCTGGGAAAG ATGGTGGATCGGAGGTCCACCCTATCCGGCCCAGAGTCAGCACTCCAGGGGCGGGGGGGAATGTCACTGTGACCCCCAGGCCTGCCACTCAAA